One region of Armigeres subalbatus isolate Guangzhou_Male chromosome 3, GZ_Asu_2, whole genome shotgun sequence genomic DNA includes:
- the LOC134227319 gene encoding uncharacterized protein LOC134227319, with translation MLTMSPCSAKHEFYPAAAIEAQVEELDGDIVDSVRKYNTVWAKKYPTEKLTRASAVLKTAFDAVVKPECIEPCVADEAYESAGKEMIDQLKDKFKSRIQSSEKVLVLSALPKSWTVRKI, from the exons ATGCTTACAATGTCACCTTGCAGTGCGAAACATGAATTTTACCCAGCAGCAG cAATCGAAGCTCAAGTTGAAGAGTTGGACGGGGATATTGTTGACTCAG TTCGGAAGTACAATACGGTTTGGGCCAAAAAATATCCAACAGAGAAACTCACTCGGGCTTCAGCGGTGTTGAAAACAGCTTTTGATGCAGTTGTGAAACCTGAATGCATTGAGCCATGCGTAGCAGATGAAGCATATGAAAGTGCGGGGAAAGAAATGATCGATCAACTAAAAGATAAATTCAAGTCGCGCATTCAATCATCGGAGAAGGTTTTGGTTTTGTCAGCACTTCCGAAATCGTGGACTGTACGAAAAATTTAA
- the LOC134227315 gene encoding sodium-independent sulfate anion transporter, translated as MGLTQIEKFVPGARWLRGYNAQFAVADLIAGITVGLTVLPQGLAYATLAGLEPQYGLYSAFVGGLVYAFMGGCREVTIGPTALLALMTSRHTGLGGDSGPHFAILLCFLSGIVELIMAVLRLGTLVDLISLPVTVGFTSATALIIGASQLKALLGIRGGSGSGFAETIRVVVMRFTEARVPDSILGLISIAILLALRKLKDIKTSQDASKRRKVLGITLWVIATARNALLVLITSSVAYYYDRKGQRPFILTGTVKSGIPGFQLPPFSTQITGPNNTTIDLNFQDMVSELGVNIALVPVIAVLGNVAISKAFGGSGINPTKELVALSLSNVFGSFFSSIPVTGSFSRSAVNHASGVKTPIGGIYTGTLVLLALGLLTPYFQYIPKAALSAVIISAVIFMIEYEVIRPLWRCNKRELIPGAVTFVLSLIIGVELGLLAGVLADLAFVVYRTARPVLAVDVTSTSTEVQYIIIRPRHSLLYFPAVEWVRNVISKAIKRHGNIPVVLDCRIVHEFDYTAATGLGALRKELDIKKVPLVVLGASIEVHKMLKETLKSTLLEASNEEELEAVLQELCNEGKRAELREVISPLLSPSSKHQKVPISVDEE; from the exons ATGGGTCTCACGCAGATTGAAAAATTTGTGCCTGGTGCTAGATGGCTGCGGGGATACAACGCACAGTTCGCAGTAGCTGATCTCATCGCCGGCATTACAGTGGGATTGACGGTGCTGCCGCAAGGGTTGGCGTACGCAACACTAGCTGGTTTGGAGCCACAG TATGGATTGTACTCAGCTTTTGTTGGTGGTTTGGTTTATGCGTTCATGGGTGGTTGCCGTGAAGTGACGATTGGACCAACAGCTCTGTTAGCTTTGATGACAAGTCGTCACACAGGACTGGGTGGAGACTCCGGTCCCCACTTCGCCATTCTTCTCTGCTTCCTGTCCGGGATCGTGGAATTGATTATGGCAGTTTTGCGGTTAGGAACTTTGGTCGATCTGATATCGCTGCCGGTGACAGTCGGCTTCACATCGGCGACCGCTTTGATTATTGGAGCTTCGCAGCTAAAAGCTCTCCTTGGTATACGAGGTGGGTCGGGATCAGGATTCGCCGAAACTATTCGGGTGGTTGTGATGAGATTTACAGAAGCACGAGTCCCAGACAGCATTCTTGGATTAATTTCGATAGCTATTCTTCTTGCGCTTCGG AAACTCAAGGACATAAAGACTTCGCAGGATGCCAGCAAAAGACGGAAGGTACTGGGTATCACATTGTGGGTCATAGCAACGGCCCGAAATGCCTTGCTGGTGCTGATCACCAGCTCTGTTGCGTACTATTACGATAGAAAAGGACAAAGACCCTTCATTCTGACTGGCACGGTGAAGAGTGGTATCCCAGGATTTCAGCTACCTCCTTTTTCAACGCAGATTACCGGCCCGAATAACACAACCATCGATCTGAACTTTCAAGATATGGTCTCGGAGTTGGGAGTCAACATAGCTTTGGTGCCGGTCATTGCAGTATTAGGAAATGTTGCCATTTCGAAGGCTTTCGGTGGCAGTGGAATAAATCCAACTAAGGAACTGGTGGCTCTTTCACTGAGCAATGTGTTTGGGTCGTTCTTCAGTTCAATTCCAGTAACAGGATCGTTCTCCCGAAGTGCGGTGAATCATGCCAGTGGTGTCAAAACTCCGATAGGGGGTATCTACACGGGTACCCTGGTACTACTTGCGTTGGGATTGCTTACTCCGTATTTCCAATACATACCGAAAGCTGCGTTAAGTGCGGTGATCATATCCGCGGTTATCTTCATGATTGAGTACGAAGTTATTCGCCCCCTGTGGCGATGCAATAAAAGGGAGTTGATCCCAGGAGCTGTAACCTTCGTGTTGAGTTTGATAATTGGAGTAGAACTGGGTTTGTTGGCGGGTGTTCTGGCTGATCTGGCGTTTGTTGTGTATCGCACCGCTCGACCTGTTCTAGCAGTTGACGTTACTTCTACATCTACCGAAGTTCAGTACATCATAATACGACCACGTCATAGCCTTCTCTACTTCCCTGCCGTAGAATGGGTGAGGAACGTAATTTCTAAGGCCATCAAAAGACATGGAAACATTCCCGTTGTATTGGATTGTCGGATAGTTCATG AATTCGATTACACCGCAGCCACTGGACTAGGCGCTCTTCGCAAGGAACTCGATATCAAAAAGGTTCCGCTGGTTGTTCTGGGTGCATCGATTGAGGTTCATAAGATGTTAAAAGAAACTCTGAAAAGTACTCTTCTGGAAGCAAGCAACGAAGAAGAGCTTGAAGCTGTCCTCCAAGAGCTGTGCAATGAAGGAAAGCGTGCCGAACTGCGCGAAGTTATATCACCTCTGTTATCCCCATCATCAAAACACCAAAAAGTACCGATTTCAGTGGATGAAGAATGA